A region from the Vicia villosa cultivar HV-30 ecotype Madison, WI linkage group LG3, Vvil1.0, whole genome shotgun sequence genome encodes:
- the LOC131593294 gene encoding uncharacterized protein LOC131593294, producing the protein MLKAARSPLWDGCDRYSVLSASLTALSLKADYGMSEGCFNGWMQFMGNALLKNNCMPKIFYQARKSIAELGLASLKNECCVKGCMLYYKEDDTLQSCKICGEGRYRHVRKQGHDKLVPKKYMWYFPLVPRLQRLYSSLQTARKMRWHRENPRENGSLSHPSDAEAWKHFDETWPDFARDPRNVRLGLCSDGFAPFDKTGKLYSCWPVIITPYNLPPWMCMRREFMFLTIIVLGPSNPKRNIDVFLRPLIDELKMLWDDGVMTYDVSLKQNFLMKAAVMWTINDFPAYGMLSGWMTMGKLACPICMKSSKAFTLESSKKTHGLIAIDNSTTKPSI; encoded by the coding sequence atgttgaagGCGGCAAGATCACCTTTATGGGATGGTTGTGATAGATATTCTGTATTGTCAGCTTCTTTAACAGCATTAAGTTTGAAAGCAGATTATGGTATGTCTGAGGGTTGTTTCAATGGATGGATGCAATTTATGGGAAATGCTTTGCTAAAGAATAATTGTATGCCTAAAATTTTTTATCAAGCAAGGAAATCAATTGCCGAATTAGGGCTGGCTAGTTTAAAAAATGAATGTTGTGTGAAAGGATGCATGCTGTATTATAAGGAGGATGACACACTTCAAAGTTGTAAAATATGTGGAGAGGGGCGATATAGGCATGTTAGAAAACAGGGGCATGATAAATTAGTTCCAAAAAAATATATGTGGTACTTCCCACTTGTTCCGCGATTACAACGATTGTATTCCTCATTACAAACAGCTCGCAAAATGAGATGGCATCGTGAGAATCCAAGGGAGAATGGTTCTTTGTCTCATCCGTCAGATGCAGAAGCTTGGAAACACTTTGATGAAACATGGCCTGACTTTGCTAGAGACCCTCGAAATGTTAGATTAGGTTTGTGTTCAGATGGCTTTGCTCCATTCGACAAAACGGGTAAGCTTTATTCTTGTTGGCCTGTGATTATTACCCCTTATAATTTGCCACCATGGATGTGCATGAGAAGGGAGTTTATGTTCTTGACCATTATAGTTCTTGGCCCGTCTAACCCAAAGAGGAATATTGATGTGTTTTTGCGTCCATTGATAGATGAACTTAAAATGTTATGGGATGATGGAGttatgacttatgatgtttcTTTGAAGCAAAACTTTTTGATGAAGGCGGCAGTAATGTGGACGATTAATGACTTTCCAGCCTATGGGATGTTAAGTGGTTGGATGACAATGGGAAAACTAGCTTGCCCAATTTGCATGAAGAGTTCTAAGGCATTCACCCTTGAATCTAGTAAAAAAACTCATGGTTTGATTGCCATCGACAATTCTACCACTAAACCATCCATATAG